In Kiritimatiellia bacterium, the sequence CCCCGCGCCACGTTCACCGCCGCATCCTTCGGCAGCATCACCACCGGCGGCTTCGTCCCCGCCGGCTCCAGGTTCGGTACCTTCACCGGCACCGGCGTGCCCACAAACATCGGCTTCGGTAACTCCAACTTCAGCTCGACCAGCTCCTCGGAACGGGGGGTCTCCGCCGCCCCGTCCTTTCCCTTTGCCCGCTGCGCAGCCGTATCCGCCGCAGCCACAGCCGATGGCGGCTCCGCCCGGAACGAAGGAACAGCCTTCGCCGCGGGAGCGGCGGCAAAGGCGCGCCGCTCCGCCGGTGCCGCCGCTACTTCTGTTTCGCGCGCAGGCTGCTGCTTCGCGTCTGCGGCCACCAAACGGTCGGCCGCGGCTTCCACCGGCGCAAGCCTCATCGGACGCGCCACACCCGCCAGACCGCCCGCCCAACTTGCCGCATCGCCGGCACCCTCCGCTGCGGTTGCCGCAGGCGCAGAAGGAGAAAGGCCGCTCGGCGAGTGCTGCCGCGCAAGCGGCGCCCTCGTGGCGCGCGTCTGGCTTCCGGCGACGACCTCGGGCTCCTCGGCATGCCGGCGCTGCTCGTCCATTCTCGCGCCCCCTCCACCCGTGGCGGCCAGCTCCCGCATCCGCGCAGTCCGCGAGATCTGCGCTTCAGCGCCCTTCTCCGCAGTCGACGCATCCGCGCGCGGAGCACCGGAAAACTCCACCGGCGGCCGCACGGCGGACGACCCGCCACTACTGGCGGATGTGCTGCCGGCCTCGGTCGGCCGTTCCCCCACCGTTGCGGCCCACCGAAGACCGCCGAGCACCAGCATCAGACTCGCCGCCCAAGCCAGCCCCCGCCACCACGCCCCGACGGCCGGCGCCGCCGCCCGCCGCACGGCCGCTCGCACCGCAGCGCGACGTTCGGCAGAAAGACTCTCCGGCGCCGGCGCCGAACGCAGCACTTCTCCGATCAGCTCCCTCGCCCGACGCTGCTCCTCCGCCCGCGCGCGGCAGCCGGCGCAGCTGGCCAGGTGCGCAGCCACCTCCCGCGCCTCCTCCGCCGGCAGCTCACCGTCCAGCCAAGCGGTCAGTTTCGACTCCAGCGATTCGCATCCGGCCTCCGCGCTCACCTTACAGATCTCCACGAGCTTTCAGCGCGGCCGAGATTCTCCGCACCGCGTTGTGCAACAAACATCCGACGTTTCCTACCGTGCGGCCGGTCACGTCCGCGATTTGCCGGTAGGAGAGGCCATGCTCAAGACGAAGCACCAGCACCTCACGCTCGCCGGTCGAAAGCTGCTCCAGCTGCAGTTCCACCCAGCGCCGCCGTTCATCCGGCCCGGGCGACGGCGAAGCCGGCGCTGTCACCTCCCGTGCCATCGCCTCCGTCGCGCGACGGCGGCGCTCCTCGCGCCGGATGTGGTCCACCGCCGCATTCCGCACCGTTCGATACAGCCAGGGCACAATCCGCGCCGGCGTCGCGGAGAGCATCGCCCAGTGGCGACACAGCCGGATCATTGCGGTCTGCACCACATCCTGCGCGGCGGCATGGTCACGGACGATTCGTGTCGCATATCTCAACAGCGGGCGCTCCTGCTCGCGGATCACGCCGTCCAGCGTCGGGGTGCCGGCTGCCGCTCCCGAGGTCGGCATGGTCGACGCACACGATGCTTCACCCGGAATACGCCGGGCACCGGCCGGTTCTTCAGCCGATTCGTCGGTCCTCTGAAGCTCGGAACTCATGCGGCGCCATCGCCGATTTGCGTTGAACGCCGGAGCATCTTGACGGCAACGGCGAGTCGCGTCGAGCGATAAACAGCGGTGGAGACGACGGCGGAACCGCAGCAGCGAGCGCTACACGTCCGCTGCACCGTCCGGGAAGTCTACGGTCTCCCCCGCGGGTGTCCCCCAATGCCGCGAATGCCGCGCTGAGAGGTCACGCGCATCCCCGGCGCACCGGTTGCGTGGACTGGGACGTGCGGATAGGCTGCTGGGTGCTCGGGTGAGTACGCTACCCCCACAGGAGGTCCGCGATGTCACCATCCCGTCTCCCTACGGTTGCCCGCCGACTGGTCCGGATCGTGCCGGCGCTGGTCGCGCTGGGGGCGGGTGCGTTCGCTGCCGAGGAAGGAGCCGTGAACGCCCGCGCGCTCACATGTGAACACCTGATCAATCCCGCCGGCATCGGCGTGGCGCGGCCCCGGCTGAGCTGGGTGCCGGTTTCGGACCGGCGCAACGACGCACAAACAGCATATCAGATCCTTGTCGCCAGCTCGCCCGAACGCCTCGCACGCAGCGAGGGCGACCTCTGGGACAGCGGACGCGTGGCGAGCGATCGCGCGCGCGACCATCGCTATGCGGGCGTACCGCTGCGCTCGAACCAACCGTGCTGGTGGAAGGTCCGTCTCTGGGATCGCGAGGGCCGTGCCGGCCGATGGAGCGAGCCCGCGGAATTTTCGACCGGTTTACTTAAATCCGACGACTGGATCGCACAGTGGATCGGCTGGAACGCGAGCCGGCCGGCGTCATCGGAGGAGGACTTCGGCGCGGCCCAGTGGATCACGCACGCGGCGGACCCCGAGCCGGCGCCGGCGGCGGCGCGATACCTGGCGCGGGTGTTTGAACTGCCCGCGCCCGCGACCTCGGCGCTGCTGCTGGTCACCGTGGACGACCGGGGCGCGGTGTGGCTGAACGGTGAACGAGTGATGCAAACGCCCAACGTGGCCGACGCATGGAAACAGGCCCGCAGCGCCGATGTCGCCCGCCATCTTCGCGCGGGCACCAATATGCTCGTGGTCGAGGTCCGGAACGCCGCGCCGGGACCCTGCGGCATGTTGCTGCGACTTCGTGCCGCTCTGGCCGGAGGGGGGACAATGGAGCTGGTCTCGGACGGCGAGTGGGTGTCCACCGCGAGCCCGCCAGCTAACTGGGGCAAAACCGTGGATTTCTCGAAATGGGCGGGCGTCCGCGTGATCGGTCCACACGGCGTGGCGCCCTGGGGGCGCATCGAGTCCGCCGCACCTCTGCTGCCGCCGGCGCGATATCTGCGCGGCGAGTTTCTCGTGGCCCGGCCGCTGCGGCGCGCGATGCTCTACACCACCGCCCTCGGCATCCACGACGCGTGGCTGAATGGCGAGCGCGTGAGCGACGACTGGTTCAATCCTGGGTGGACGGACTACCGTCGCCGCGTCTACTGGCGGGCCTACGACGTTACCGCCCGGGTGCGAAGCGGCACCAACGTGTTGGGCGCGGTACTGGCGGACGGCTGGTTCAGCGGATACGTCGGCTACGGCCGGCAGCGCGACCACTATGGACTCCATCCGCGCTGGGCCGCGCAACTGCACCTGGAGTACGCAGACGGCTCGACCGAGGTGGTTGCCACCGGCCCGCACTTTCGCGCCGCCGCCGGTGCGTTGCTCGAGGCAGACTTCCTGATGGGCGAAGTCTGCGACGCACGGCGCGAACCGCGGGGCTGGGCGCAGCCGGGGTTCGACGCCTCAGGCTGGGCGCCGGTGGACGTGGGCGCGGCGCTGACACCGCGCGTTGAGTGGCATCCGGGGCCGCCGGTGCGAGTGGTTGGCCAGTTCCGCCCCCGCGCGTGGACCGAACCGGCCGCCGGCGTGTGGGTGGCGGATCTGGGCCAAAACTTTGCCGGGGTGGTACGCCTACGCGTGCGCGGCCGACCGGGGCAGCGCATCCAGCTGCGATTCGCGGAACGCCTGAATCCCGATGGCACCATCTATACGGAAAACCTCCGCTCCGCCCGCGCGACCGATGTGTACATCTGCCGCGGCGAGAGTCTCGAGGAATGGACGCCCCGCTTCACCTTCCACGGGTTCCAATACGTCGAGGTGACCGGCCTCGACGGTCCGCCCTCGGAAGACCTGATCCTCGGACTGGCGCTCAGCAGTGACACGCCTCGCGCTGGCGAATTCGAGTGCAGCGATCCGGCGCTGAACCGATTGTGGCTGAACACCCTGTGGACCCAGTACGCGAACTTCATTGACATTCCGACCGACTGCCCTCAGCGCGACGAGCGCCTCGGCTGGACCGGCGACGCGCAGGCCTACATCCGCACCGCCTGCATGAACACCGACGTGCAGGCCTTCTTCACTAAGTGGCTGGTGGACCTGATCGATGCGCAGCGCCCGGACGGCCAGTTCCCGATGGTTGCGCCGCTCAAGGTCGCCGGCGACGACGGCGGACCCGCGTGGGCGGACGCCGGCGTGATCTGTCCCTGGATCCTCTGGGACGTCTACGGCGATCGCGAACTGCTGGAGCGGCAGTACGAAAGCATGAAACGATTTGTGGAGTTTTGCGTCGCGCGCTCGACGTCGGACCTGCGACCGCCGGACAAGTTCCACTGCTTCGGCGACTGGCTCCACATCAACGCGGAAACACCCAAACCCGTGATCTATTCCGCCTATCTGGCAATCAGCGCGGACCTCACCGCGCGCGCCGCGGCGGCGCTCGGCCGCCCGGAGGACGAGCGACGCTATCGCGAGATCTTCGAACGCGCCGCCGCGGCGTTCCGGGCTGCCCACGTGAAGCCCGACGGCCGCGTTGCGGGCGACACGCAGACGGCCTACATCCTGGCGCTCGCGGCCGGCGTGCTGACGCCCGAACAGCGATCGCTCGCCGCGCGCCATCTCGCCGATCGGATCGCGGAGCGCGACCATCATCTCTCCACCGGCTTCGTCGGTACTCGCGACATCCTGGGGGTGCTCTCCGCCATCGGTCGGCACGACCTCGCCTACCGCCTGTTGCACAACGACACGTTCCCCTCCTGGCTGTTCACCGTGCGGCACGGCGCGACGACAATCTGGGAGCGCTGGGATGGGTGGACGCCGGACAAGGGATTTCAGACTCCTGCGATGAACTCGTTCGCGCACTACGCCTTCGGTGCAGTCTATCAGTGGATGGTCGAGAACATCGGCGGCATCCGCAACGAGGCGCCCGGATATCGTGCGATCCTTATCGCGCCGGTGCTCGACCCGTGGCTGGAGTGGGCCCGCGTCCGCTACGACAGCGCGGCAGGCCGCATCGTGAGTGCCTGGCGCATGACCGCCGGAGGTGGCGCGCGATTCGAGATCGAGGTGCCCTGCGGTGTTCGGGCGCGTGTTCTGCTGCCAGTGCTCGGTGGCAGTACCACAGTGACTGAGGACGGTCGACCGCTGCGCGCGAGCGCGGACGTCCGCCGGATCGCGGAACAGCCGGACGCACTTGAGCTGGAGGTTGGTGGCGGCCGCTACGTGTTCGAGGCCGCCCGCGTGTGGAAGCCGGCGAAGATCGAGCGGCCGGCGCGCTGAGCGGCCGGGCGCTCAGCCCGCGCAGCGGGCACAAGAACCCTGCGTTGCGGCCCGCGGGCGAACACTTCGCAGCCGCAGCCACCTCGCCCCCCATGCGAGCCGGTTCCGTGCGAACGCCGCGTACAGCCGGTCGAATACCCCTCGCAGCCCCGGCCAGCCGGTGGGCGCGACCAACCAGCCCAGCCCAACCGCACCGTAGGCGGCCCGCACCGCCTCCATGCCGCGCAACACACGACCGTCCGGCGCGATCGCATGAAGGACCCGCCGCACCTCCCCCGGATCGAACCCCCACCGGGCGGCATCAAAGCCGGCCGCCGCGATATCCACCGGCACAAGCCGGCCGTGCCGATCACGCCGCTGTAGCCAGTCAATCTCCGCACGGCAGAACGGACATGCGCCATCAAAAAAAAGCCGCAGCGGTGTCGTCGGCCGATTCCAAGGTGCCCGATTGCTCATGGTTCACAATCCGCGTGCCGGTTCAAAAGTCAATCTGGTGAGGCCGGCAAGCGCGCCACATCGCGCGGGGTGATCGCACTGCATGCCGGCGGGCCGAGAGCAGGCCACTGCGGCGAAGCTTCCCCTTGACAAGAGCCCTCACGTAAGCCAAGTATCCTGTGGGAGATGAGTGTGCCAATGCGCGATCGTCTGCAGTCTCGCCGCATTCGATGGTGGGTCCTCATGTTTGCCGCCGTGCTGATGCCGCTCGGTGTCGGGGCACTCATCGCGTCCGCCCAAGAGGACGAATTCGGAGGCGGCAATGACGACAGTGCGGTCGCACCGGATCCCGCCCCCGAACCGGACGACACCACGTTCCCTCCCGGCGAAGACGAGAAGGGTCCGACCGATGATCCGATCAGTCCTTGGGATCCGGCGGGCGAAGATGATGAGGTGTGGATTCTGCCCGTCGTGCGCTGGGAGGCGGGCAAGGGAACCCCGCCACCGGATCAATACGTGATTTTGCCGTGGGATCCAGATGGCGACGGCGACGATGACCAGTGGCTGCTCTGGCATCCCCGCCACGGCGTGGTGGTGTTGCCGATCCCCGAGGGAGAGGATGGCGAGGCTGTTATCCTCGACGCCGGCCAGATGCGGATTTCCAAAAGTTACTGGAACAGCGTCGCCGTCGTGGTGCCGATGTCGGTGGCCGGGTTTGAGGAGCTGCTGGAAGCGCTGCGGGGTGCACCGGTTCCCCAGACCCGTCAGCATCGTGCGCTGAAGGCGATCCGCCGCGCACACGGTGCCATCATTCTCAACGGCCCCTTGGTCCGCTCTCTCTCCGGCTCTGCGCTGCCGGCCGCCGCAGCGCACCGGCTCGCGATGCTCGGGCTCGCGCGCAGCACCACTCGTGACCTGAACGGCCGTCTGTTTCGCAACATGGTGGGTGACATGGGCCACAGGGGCGCCGATGCGCCCACTGACCGCTGGCGCACGTTCGCAGCGGGTGAATTCGCGAATCTGGAACTGCACGGCCGGCGCGGTGAATCGGCCGCGGTGGACGTCTGGGCAGCGTCCGCCGGCGTGGAAACCGGTTTCGGGAGCGGTCTGGACGGCGGCCTCGGCGTCTCGTTGGTTCGCGGAGATGCGGAGCTGGGCGACGACATTGCCTCGCTCGAGGCCAACGGCGGGGTGGTCGCACCGTATTTGAACTGGTCGGACGGCTCGCTGTGGCTGAACGGCCTGTACGGATTGGGGTGGACCGACAACCACATCGACCGGCCCGCGCCGGACGGTGTCGCGCGCGGTTCGACAGAATCGTGGTTCCACGCTTTGGAATTCCATGCGGGGTGGCGTGTCCCGATCGGGATCGTGGTGGTTGGACCGATCGCCGGTGCCGAGTTCCGTTGGCTGACAATTGACGGCTACAGTGAGAAGGGCAGCGCCTACGCGGCGCAATTCGGCCGGCAGCGCGTCGAGTCAGCCCTGACGCGACTGGGCGCGCAACTGGCGGTGCCGTTTCAGGTTGGCGGCTGGCGTCTGACGCCCCATGCGCGAGCCGCTTGGGAGCATGAGTGGGCGGACGGCGACGAGTGGCTCTTTGCTACCTCGTTGACACCCGCGGTCGCCGCGAAGACCGGACGGAGGGTGGAGACGACGCCGTACGAGGCAGCCGGCCCCGCCTCGCTTCCTGAACGTGACTACCTGAGTGCCGGCGCGGCGCTGCGGCTGGACACCGGTGGCGCGTGGGCAGTGTGGTTGGACTACGAAGGGCACTTCTTCCGCGGCGACACGACGGGGCACTTCGTGGGGCTGCGGGGGATGCTCCGCTGGTAGCGAGATCTGTCCGGCCTACGAACTGCTGACCCCTTTTGAAAGGGACGGGACGCCGGTTTCGGCGGACGCCGGCGGAGTTTTCCGGCTTCTTTCTTCTTTCCTGCGCCTTCGCCGCGCCGGCGGCAGCGCACCAGTATCGGGATCGTGGTGCGGGTGGGCCTCCCACGTTTCGCCTTTTCGCAGCACAGTCAGCGCTGATAGATCGGCAAGTAATGACACTTCACCGCGAGGCTCAGGACCGCCATCGAAGTACCATACACACTGCCGGCACTGTGTTCCTGGCCATGCGGCGCACGCCAGGATCCGTCGGGCTGCTGCCGGGGCAGGAGCGCTTCTTCCACCGCACGGCGCGCGTGCTCCGCGTACTCTCCGCCCCGCTGGTACATGCCCTGCGCGTAGTAGTAGGTCCCGTACAGGAAAAATTCGCGCTGCCAGTCGAGCTCCTGCGCTCGAAGCCAGTCGGCTGCGCCGGCGACCTCCGGCGCGTCGTAGAGGCCGCAGACCTGCATCGCGAGCAGCCCGGCGGCGGCCGAGGCCCATGACGGGCTTCGGTTGGGCTGATAAGCACACGCGCCGCCGATTCGCTCCCGCCCGCGCGTATCCGGTTTCCAGGTGCGGCGCAGATACATCACCGCCTTTTCAATCGCGGCCGTCGGCACATCGATCCCGGCCGCACGCGCGGACCGCAGCGACATGAGCTGCCAAATCGTGACCGAGAGGTCGGAATCCCGCGAATCGGGCTCGTAGCGCCAGCCGCCAAAGTTGTCGCGATCGTTCGCGTCTTTGCGGTCCTGCGCCCAGAGGATCAGCGCAATCGCCTTGTCCAGCCGCTGCCGGATCCGCCGGTCCGTCTCGTCGTCCACCCCCATCCCGAGCAGCTCCGAGAGCGCAAGGGTGACAATGCCGTGGCCGTACATTCGGGAGCCGTCATGACCGAAATAGCCGTTGTCGCGCTGTCGCTTCTCATCGAGCAAGTAGGCCAGTGCACGGCGCGCCGGTTCCCCCGCCGGACTTGGATCGTCCGGTGTGCGTCCGACCGCGGCCTGCGCGAGCAGCGCGAGCGCGGTCATCGCATGCGGGTTGCCCGCATCGGTGATTGAGCCGTCCGGCTTTTGCTGGCGCACAAGGAACTCGATCGCGCGGTCGAGCGCCTCATCCACCCGATCGCCCGCCGCACGCGAGATCGGGAGGACGATCGCCGCCGCTGTGAGCAGGCGCGCGCAGAGCCCGGCCCAGACACGGAGAGTTTGCTGCGCGCGCTTCATTTCGGCTCCGGCCGCCCTTCCCGCGAAATTGCTTTGAAGTACAGCTCAACCATGGCGCGGTACTCCTCCGGCACCGACTCGGCGCGCGCGTTCCGCAGCTCGCGCGCAATGTCGGGCGGCAGCTTTGCCCAGTCGTCGGTGACGCGCACCAGCGGCGCGGCCGCCTCGTCCGGGCCGGGCAGCCCGGCGGCCTGCGCAGACGCACCCTGACGCGGCGCTTCCCCGGGGACCAGACCCTGGGCGCGCGCCTGCGCCATCGCAGCGGCCTGCGCCGCGGCCGCCTGGGCAGCGGCCTCCGCGGCAATCGCTGCGGCATCGGCCTGATCGAGCGCGCGCGCAAGCCACTCCGCCGTCTGTGCATCGCGTCCGGTCTCTGAGGGCATCTGCAGCGGGGGCGGCAGCAATCCGCTCAGCTGTTCAAGTTCCTCGGCGCGGCGCGCGGCCGCCGCAGCGGCGGTCTCCAGCGCCGGCGCGGCTGCGGGCGCGTTCGCACTCGCAATCGCATCGCGCGCCTGCGACATTTCGCCGGACGCCGTCGCACGGGTGCGACGCCCGGCCTCCGCGATCGTTGCGCCCGCGTTCCGACCCAGCCGCTGCTGATGCCGCCCGGCCCGCTCGACGGACGAACCGGCCGCGTCGGTCTGCGCGATCAGCCCGGGCTGCGACCCGGCCGACTCCGCCAGCGCGCCGCGCTCGCCCTCCACCGCGGTACGCGCCTGCGCCGCAAGCGCGTCCGCCTGGCGGGCCAGCTCCTCCGCGCGGCCCGCGGACCCCTCGCCCCGCTGCGCGATCTCGCGGCCGCGCGCCGCCCCCTCTCGGTCACCGCGTTCCTCGGCACGGCGGACCGCCTCGTTCGCACTCCGAGCCGCCTGACGTGCAGCCTCGGCGGCACGCCGCAATTGTGCAGCGCCCTGCGCGAGCGCGGCCGCCGCCGGTTCGAGCCCAGCGGCCTCCGTGACAGGCATGGTTTCCGCCGCGGTGGTTGCCGCCTCGGCGGCGGTCTGCAACGGCGCGGATGCCTCGGGCGCCGCAGCTGCGGCGTCCCGCGCGGCGGGCCGCAGCGCTTCCTCCGCGAGCGCCCGGGCTGCGCGCGCCAGCTCCGCCGCACGCTCCGGCAGCTGCTGACGTGCGCGCGCCAAATTCTCCGCGGCGCTCGCGGTGGCTCGGGCTAGCCGGCCCTCCGTCTCGGCGACCCGCCGCACGGTGTCGGCCGCTTCCCGCAGCATCGAGCGCGAAAGGCGGTCGAGCGCCGCCTGCATCGCGGGGTTGTCTGCAAGCATTCGTTCCAGCGCTTCGGGCGTCCGCGCCGAAGGGTCCTGCGCCATCGCGGCGGTGGCAGCGGCGTCCCGGTACTGTTGCTCCATCGCGTCGGTGAGCCCCGCCTCCCGC encodes:
- a CDS encoding sigma-70 family RNA polymerase sigma factor — encoded protein: MPTSGAAAGTPTLDGVIREQERPLLRYATRIVRDHAAAQDVVQTAMIRLCRHWAMLSATPARIVPWLYRTVRNAAVDHIRREERRRRATEAMAREVTAPASPSPGPDERRRWVELQLEQLSTGEREVLVLRLEHGLSYRQIADVTGRTVGNVGCLLHNAVRRISAALKARGDL
- a CDS encoding glycoside hydrolase family 78 protein yields the protein MSPSRLPTVARRLVRIVPALVALGAGAFAAEEGAVNARALTCEHLINPAGIGVARPRLSWVPVSDRRNDAQTAYQILVASSPERLARSEGDLWDSGRVASDRARDHRYAGVPLRSNQPCWWKVRLWDREGRAGRWSEPAEFSTGLLKSDDWIAQWIGWNASRPASSEEDFGAAQWITHAADPEPAPAAARYLARVFELPAPATSALLLVTVDDRGAVWLNGERVMQTPNVADAWKQARSADVARHLRAGTNMLVVEVRNAAPGPCGMLLRLRAALAGGGTMELVSDGEWVSTASPPANWGKTVDFSKWAGVRVIGPHGVAPWGRIESAAPLLPPARYLRGEFLVARPLRRAMLYTTALGIHDAWLNGERVSDDWFNPGWTDYRRRVYWRAYDVTARVRSGTNVLGAVLADGWFSGYVGYGRQRDHYGLHPRWAAQLHLEYADGSTEVVATGPHFRAAAGALLEADFLMGEVCDARREPRGWAQPGFDASGWAPVDVGAALTPRVEWHPGPPVRVVGQFRPRAWTEPAAGVWVADLGQNFAGVVRLRVRGRPGQRIQLRFAERLNPDGTIYTENLRSARATDVYICRGESLEEWTPRFTFHGFQYVEVTGLDGPPSEDLILGLALSSDTPRAGEFECSDPALNRLWLNTLWTQYANFIDIPTDCPQRDERLGWTGDAQAYIRTACMNTDVQAFFTKWLVDLIDAQRPDGQFPMVAPLKVAGDDGGPAWADAGVICPWILWDVYGDRELLERQYESMKRFVEFCVARSTSDLRPPDKFHCFGDWLHINAETPKPVIYSAYLAISADLTARAAAALGRPEDERRYREIFERAAAAFRAAHVKPDGRVAGDTQTAYILALAAGVLTPEQRSLAARHLADRIAERDHHLSTGFVGTRDILGVLSAIGRHDLAYRLLHNDTFPSWLFTVRHGATTIWERWDGWTPDKGFQTPAMNSFAHYAFGAVYQWMVENIGGIRNEAPGYRAILIAPVLDPWLEWARVRYDSAAGRIVSAWRMTAGGGARFEIEVPCGVRARVLLPVLGGSTTVTEDGRPLRASADVRRIAEQPDALELEVGGGRYVFEAARVWKPAKIERPAR
- a CDS encoding DUF393 domain-containing protein, giving the protein MSNRAPWNRPTTPLRLFFDGACPFCRAEIDWLQRRDRHGRLVPVDIAAAGFDAARWGFDPGEVRRVLHAIAPDGRVLRGMEAVRAAYGAVGLGWLVAPTGWPGLRGVFDRLYAAFARNRLAWGARWLRLRSVRPRAATQGSCARCAG
- a CDS encoding autotransporter outer membrane beta-barrel domain-containing protein, whose translation is MSVPMRDRLQSRRIRWWVLMFAAVLMPLGVGALIASAQEDEFGGGNDDSAVAPDPAPEPDDTTFPPGEDEKGPTDDPISPWDPAGEDDEVWILPVVRWEAGKGTPPPDQYVILPWDPDGDGDDDQWLLWHPRHGVVVLPIPEGEDGEAVILDAGQMRISKSYWNSVAVVVPMSVAGFEELLEALRGAPVPQTRQHRALKAIRRAHGAIILNGPLVRSLSGSALPAAAAHRLAMLGLARSTTRDLNGRLFRNMVGDMGHRGADAPTDRWRTFAAGEFANLELHGRRGESAAVDVWAASAGVETGFGSGLDGGLGVSLVRGDAELGDDIASLEANGGVVAPYLNWSDGSLWLNGLYGLGWTDNHIDRPAPDGVARGSTESWFHALEFHAGWRVPIGIVVVGPIAGAEFRWLTIDGYSEKGSAYAAQFGRQRVESALTRLGAQLAVPFQVGGWRLTPHARAAWEHEWADGDEWLFATSLTPAVAAKTGRRVETTPYEAAGPASLPERDYLSAGAALRLDTGGAWAVWLDYEGHFFRGDTTGHFVGLRGMLRW
- a CDS encoding terpene cyclase/mutase family protein, with the translated sequence MKRAQQTLRVWAGLCARLLTAAAIVLPISRAAGDRVDEALDRAIEFLVRQQKPDGSITDAGNPHAMTALALLAQAAVGRTPDDPSPAGEPARRALAYLLDEKRQRDNGYFGHDGSRMYGHGIVTLALSELLGMGVDDETDRRIRQRLDKAIALILWAQDRKDANDRDNFGGWRYEPDSRDSDLSVTIWQLMSLRSARAAGIDVPTAAIEKAVMYLRRTWKPDTRGRERIGGACAYQPNRSPSWASAAAGLLAMQVCGLYDAPEVAGAADWLRAQELDWQREFFLYGTYYYAQGMYQRGGEYAEHARRAVEEALLPRQQPDGSWRAPHGQEHSAGSVYGTSMAVLSLAVKCHYLPIYQR